A region of the Scatophagus argus isolate fScaArg1 chromosome 6, fScaArg1.pri, whole genome shotgun sequence genome:
acacacacacacactcgcgcGTTTCAGATGATGCGGACTATCCGCGCTGCCAAATGCTGTATCAGCGGGTTTCTGTGACAAACAGACGCGCAGTATCATCACCCTGTGGATGCCGAGTAAAGCGTCCCCACCCCGCTGAAATCAATGCATCTCTTACCCTCAGTTATTGCTCCCAAAAGGCTTTCATTCTCGTCATCCCGCGCGGAGAAGAACTTCAGCATTTTATCCCGTTACATTTGAGTGCCGCGGAAATCGGATTCACGCAGCAGTGCCTTGCTCACAAACGGAGGATGGGATGATTTCGACTCTCtgtaccccccacccccccgtgTGATCTCCCTCCTCCCcgtgtctctctgcagctctgtgaagaaACTCAAGAGGTGTGCAGAAATGTCCCTCCCAAGCCCGCAGGACAGCGTACAGGACAACACAACGGAGCTATGATGGCAGATATGAAAAACCTGCCAGCACAAACACCCTGTCACACTGTAGGAAATATCACAGGTTTCAGCAAGTCAGCATCACTGAACTAGAGCTTCATTTCCACGCCAGACTCCACAGTAAAATCTTCAATATTTACGAAATGTTGTGAATGACCACAGCACCATCTAAAAATGTCAATGacctttattttgtttcataaacaaaatgtcttAAGACTTGCGTTAATGACCACTGTAATCCTGACCATGACTGACAATGACAATGTGGTATAGGGACTGAACTGTTTACCAGAAGggatttctttgtttgtttgttttgttgttgttgttgtttttaaagcgCACAAGCCAGCCTGACTCGGACATCAGTGGGCCattgtaaaatagaaaagtCTCTGGTTTGTGGGGATAGTGTCTGATATGTCTGGATGACTAGACTTAAAAACACCGGAAAAGGTTTCACGCTTCATTGCAGTCCAGTCTGTGTGCACATGATTGTCATGTGCATCAATTTGCCTCGTTCTTTGACGCTTCATCGAAGTTCTCCACCAGATCTGCAGAACAACACATTGTGAACTAGTACACGGGAAAAATACAGTTCTGTAtaacattgtttttattctgctaACTTCAGTAATAAAGTAAATGCAGCTGAATTTATGAAAACCACATCTACAGTCTTCATTTAACTAGATAATTCTGTGCAGAATTTTGAAATTTAGCAAACCATATTGAGGTGGAAgtgtgtataaacacacacacacacgcatacatttAACTGTCTGACTTTTCTATGCCTAATATCTGATGGTCCATACCTGGaacatcatcatcctcttcctcaatGTCCTCTGCCTTTGGAGCCTTGCTGTCAAGAGCTGagatgaaataaacaaataaaaatcaaatcaactgTGGCTACAttagaaatattttctgaaaggATAAGTCTGGTTATATTCTCTATTTTTCTTATAGCCAACACATCCatctctgtgtgggccagtcaggttcttccacaccaaactcatccagccatgtctttatagactttactttgtgcactggggcacagtcatgctggaatagaaaagggccttcaccaaactgttgccacaaagctggaagcatagcattgtccaaaatgtctgaatgtctgctgaagcattaagatttcccttcactggaagtaaggggccgagcccaatccctgaaaaacatccccataaCAAggtggatacttttgtctatatagtgtatgttatTCccctgtgccacagagctccactgcCACACTCTTACACTGAGTGACCCGATACTTCATGATCATGAACAGGaacactgtagtttattttgagttgaTGCCACAtattcatcctgctgctggaaatacCCACGGCAGCACTGAATGTGTACTGATTCatcactgaaaatagtcccctgCAAATACACTCACTCTTGTTTGAGTCAAGTCTGCTAAATGCTACAATTGTAGTTTTTGTACAGCTGTTTTAGGACATTATTTTTccctttaagaaaaaaataattaaattatgtaATTGTGACCTTTTTGAAACTACCATATGCCTATGGAATGAATGGGCCTGTGGCTGAGAGCCAGAGTAAAGTATTGAGAGACGGACTACACATTGTTGGTTGAGATTTGTTTGCAATAAGAAATATGTAGTGGTGTTCCACATAGACCTAGACCTATCTTTCTTTGTATGAAAAACATCTTGGTCCTGATAAAGAAGCATTACTAACACTTCTGTGACATGGCTGATAACTTTATGGTGTAAATCAAGCAGATATCTACACAGCACGATAATGCAGCATGCAAGGATAATTTTTTTATAGTgaaattttaactttttaatctGTTACCTCTCACCATTTGAAGCCATCAATATGCAGATCTGTTCAGTGCAGTTTTAAATTGAGACTCGTTAAATAACTATGACACACTGGAGAGACAGAACCCCCCACTGTCCTCTCTTTACAGTGATTATAACACGTTAGAGGTCCAGGTACACCCACCTTGCCGAGGGAACTGTTCTGCCAGTTTGCGCAGGCTGCTGAGGCTGTCTGCTCCCAGCTGACTGAGGATGCCTGGAAGCATCTCTGTCAGCTGCTTGGTCTCAGCGTGGCCCGTGATGGCGAAGGTGTTGGCGGACAGAGAGGCCTGAACTTTGGGGTTGTTGAAGTGGATCACAGTTCCGTCATCTTTGATCATGTTCACCTGAGAGCAGAGGGCCACTCAGTTTTCACAGTGATGTCTATATGTGCTATAGTAATCTGTACATTGCTTATCAAcagataaatgtgaaaaaacttCAAATAAGTCTACACCAGTCAGCACTCCTATTCCATTCCTATCAATTTACCTCCTCAATTCCAGCAATGTTGTTGACAGCCAACTTTTTTAATGAACTCTGAAGCTTTTTGTCATCAGCCGTCGCAGTTCTGTGAACCACCTTCTTCTTCCTGCGTGCAGATCCCTAAAACCAAAGCATATGTAAGATTCTGAAatgacagcaacacaaagcTCGTTATGACTAACAGAGGTGACGGcatcaggataaaaaaaaagaaaaaagaaaagaaaagggaagtgACAGAATAgctattttaatttaaaaaaattgttcTATTACAGGATTTCATACAAGGCTTTCAAGTCAAAACACATAGAAGTCAGAGGTGATTCTGTTCAAAATCTACTAAAGTTCACTGCTACACTCCAAGCCTGGCACATTTTTGAGGCTGATATGCATATAGATACTCCTCAAATACTGATGTCTCAGTATACAGGgtttatttctatttcagttTCTAGTAATAATACAAGGTGATAAACTGAATTATCACTGTTTAATAGTAATTCATCCCCTACTCATTTTCAcatcatacatttttaattaattattttcacatcttcAAAATCACTTTTTTGGTCTAGTTAACAATCCAAAACCCTAACTGAGATACAACACATGAAACCaaggaaaacagcaaatgttcaCGTTTGAGAGGCTAGAACGAgagaatatttgtttttttctttttcttgaaaaatgacttaagtTAAAAACTGATTATCAAGGGAGTGGCATATTAATTCTTGATAGATTAATTTGTTAATTGACTAAATTGTTTCAGCTCCGTATCGTTTGACTGCAAGGTTCAAATACTCATTAtctaaatattattttaataaatttagattttaatcaCATGAAAGTAACACTGTATAcaaattttgaataaaacataaaaaaaaggcaaatatcCTGTTTTGTGGCCAAATGTACTGTAGCCTTTTGTGAAGCATAGTTTATTTGATtaaatcaaaagcaaaacattaaatcaCACCTACGTACAGTGAAGTACACTTACTGGTTTGAGTGCACCACTTCAGCTAAAGCgaatgaaaaaaacacagaccaTTTCCCATATGTTAACCTACCTTTCCTCCTATCCGGACCTGGGCTTGAAGTTTTGCCAATTTTTCTTGATTCATGTTCTCACCTGAAATATGAGGGGAAAATGTATATAATATTGACAAGTATTCTGTGTAACTAGCTAAGCAGCTAGCATGCTGCTGTTCTCCCTGTCGACTGTTAGCTGCAACATCAGCTACAGCAATATGAGCTAACAGAAAGAGTCCACCATGAGTCCACCAACACCAAACACCAGCATGTTTTATCTAGAAGCAAACcgataaaaaaagacattaaagaaACCGAGAAATTTGATCAGGCTGATGCAATAATGACTCAGACTAGCTCCAACTTGTCAGTagacagtgtgtgagtgtgtgtgtgtttgtgtctggttaggagctgcagagatgaaaacacaacacagggCCTACAGACTGAACACATAGCATGTCACCGCTCCACGCAGTCCGACAGCTCGGCTCTGGCCACACACCCAAATCCCCACACACCGCAAACGCcgcacatttcaaacaaatcaacatttaTCGTCCCAAACCTGCTCAAATATCCACAGATGCATGCGGTACTGAAAGATGGAAGTAATAAGGAAGAGATTACGTCACATACCATACGGAtttttcttcttcgtcttcGTTTCAGACCAGGAGGAGGTTTTGGGTGTCGTGCTGACACCTACAGGACACCTGAAGAATTACACAAACAGACGCTACTCCTCCAAGAAGCGAAGGTGCAGCCCAACGTTTCCCTTTCATCATCAATTATGTATCCCTGTGGACTTGAAAGGTGTCCGTAAAACGATAATAATTTGGTTATTCccaaagaataaaacaaatgtaatgttaaAAAGATTTactattttctcatttaaagtgTGGGAATGTCCAAGTAAAATACTCCTGCAGCATTTTCCTATATAAAAAAGGTTTTATATGGAGTTTGAGATACAGTTGTATTATTCAATGTCTAACTGCAATCAATAAACTTCAattcattatttaataattatcattaaactaataacattaaatgatgcattttaaaacatttgcactATTCCTCATTTACATAATtctgcaatactgctgtaaatattgtcgccatctggtccctgttcactggttatatcttttattctggttgttttcatatttatatagtgttgtttttatattcataGCATTAGTATTTAGGTTATTGGGCTTgtaccgggaccagggaaactaattttgttccacctcatgtttctacatgtgtgaaataacaataaatctccttgaatccttgaaaaaaacaagacaaaacaaataaatttacaTGTAATAATTCTCTTCTCTAATTGTATCTTCAAAAAGCAAATGGGCTTTAATCTGGAATCctaaaattattgtttttattatttttatcaatttattcttctgtttttccatttatgTCTGTCTTATGTTCCATCTCAGGGTTTATTTGTTCTCTGCTTAACATTCACAGTTTAGAATTTATGATCACTTTACTGTAACTGACGGACAGCTGTGATGAAGATGTGCAAGCAGTGCGCCACCTAAAAATTGAATACAATTAAAGCCCCCAGAGCAACAGCAGGAACTGTAATTATTCATGATGCACAGTATAAATCCAAATTTAATTAATCAACTTTTATTACCTTTCTACAAAATGTGTCAGAATTGATTAATTATGATTAATATAATTGTTTGAAATTGAATAATTTTAAGTGATTATAACTGAGCACTAAAAAATAGTTTATAACTATCCCTATGTCACACTCCAGACTGCATAGAGAAGACGACAGACTTTCTcctcaaaatacattttcagtggaGAATAACTCCCTCCTTACACATGTCACTCAATCACTgattataacatttttaaaagtattcAAAAGTATTCAATTTGCtgtgtaatattttttgtaattttttaattGGTTTTTATATGTTCACTTTAAATATACAGCCATAAAAACACTTTTGCACAACACCACATTTAGAGCAATTACTGGATATAATAacaatagacagacagacagatagatagacagacagatagatagatatatagatagatagatagtgtTAAATTTTTGTGCAGACTGATCAAAGCTCAGTTATCTTGTATCATTTGGCACATTTTGCTGCAGATCTGTTGACATAATCTAGAGAAATGTTGAGTGTAGTCTCTATTAGCTGACTGActaaatcataaaatatttagatgagtttacacacacacacacacacacacacatacatacaggaGTTGCCATGTGGAAATTTCAGCAGCATTAAGAACTTAAGCTGTCCAAAAGAAAAAGCGCAATGAAGGAATAACTGCTGAACCAGTCTAACTGCGACTGAGCGCTGTGAACATTTTAGACAGACTTTGCTGCATGAAACAGagttgaaagtgaaaaaaagttAATCCCATATTACACAACAGACCACAATACTGCCAGGTCATGGTGATCATTTTACAACTCCAGAGAACACAGAAGCTAACTATATAGCGGCAGTTTATGTAAGATTGTAAATGAGCTTCTAGTGATGGCTCCAATAACTTTGACCATCTGTATTCCAACAAAGTTCTTCACAGCTTCatcctgtttctttctttcatagCTGTTCAGAACACTGTGGCCAGGGTTCAGGTGATGGATTTAATTGTAGTGTCTGGCACAGGTAATCTACAGTCAGTTAGGCCAACACCAGATTTGCTGGTCTCAATCGAACTGCGCAATAAACTGCACTGCCAGTGGTGTCGGTGATGAGACTTTGGGCTCCAGCAGCTGTGGAGCACCATGAAGATTTTCCTCAGAACAGCCTTCCTCAGCAGGATGTAGACCCAGGGGTCCAGGATCTGATTCCATGTGGCCATACGGACTACCATCAGGAGATTGACAGACGCAGGCTCATCCTTGGCTCTGGTGCTCAGCATAATGACATGGATCTGGTGGAGTGGCCATCAGATAATGGGAAGTGACAGAGAATAGCTGGattagttttgtgtttgaagAGGTAGTATGTGATTTCAGTTTGTGGGCAAATTCTGCAATAAATATCTTTATACCAGGTTGCTTCttgttgtgattgtgtttgACAGATGTTAACTATTGTTCAGAATCTTGTGTGTTAACTGAGGCACACAACTGGGGACTGGGCCAGGAATGGTTTGGTAACAGAAAGCATAGATACACTTAGGTAACCTGACACACTAGGAGGGGCACTAGGTTTAGGGATTTCAGGGCAGGTAGGGTCAGTTAgtcaatgttttgtttcaatTGGGAGTAGATCTCTGTTGGCAGAAGTGCtggtttgattattttttattaatttgatttgaGCAGCGCTACAGACCCTTTTCTTCTGTAGTTCCTCACAAAACtcagtgtttttgctgtctctcaggtgggttcatttatttatttttcagactaATGAGGGCCTCTTTCACTTGTGTAGACACCTCTTTGGACCTCACGTTGAGTGTTCCTGTGGACAGctaccaaatgcaaatgtaacactcAGAACTAACTCCAGAACTTTATCTGCTTGACTTGTCATGATCTAACAGGGGAACAGGCCATACCTGgccatgaaactgcttgtcagccatttgtcccatcatttatgagctACCAAAAATAGATGTGGGTGTATAAAAATGAttgtaattcctaaatggttaacgccacacttttgtcaaactcCTTGAACTGAATCTGAAAGTCCTGAAGTTGCTCACAAAGAGGATGACGTACAGATGCCAAAAACTTAGACATGTCCCAATATATATGTACCTAACTATGAATGAGGAGTCAATAGCTAGATTGACagactaaaaatgaaaagcagcaatGCAAAACTGAATTCATCACACATCATGGATTATAATACctgtcaggtttttgttttatttcaaagcCCTCTCTTGATAGTCACTTTCTATATGCCATTCAAAATCCATGACAGACACAGTGGGTGCACACAAAATAGGAGCTATGgtttgaaaataagaaaaatagtggcataaaatgcaaatgtaagaATGGAGATACTAACAAACTGAAGTTGATAAACATGGATTAAGAGAACAGTAGGGAATGTGTGACACCTACAAAAGGTCCCCTGTAGTGTCAAGTCACATGGCAGAAATAAGAGCAGAACTTCTTACCAGTAATGGGCCCCAGCACACGCAGGACACCAACATGATAGCGAGCAGTTGGCAGATCATCTCTATGTGGTAGGATGTGCCTCTGCAGTGATGCTTGCGGCGCATCCTGGCCTGCAGCAGAGCGCAGCTTGTCAGTGTATTGCATACAATGGAGAGCAGTAGGGCCAGCAGccccagcagagagaaaagcagaggcAGAAGGACATCCACCCAGTCTTTGGGTTCCTCCATATGGAAGAAGCACCAGCTCCTGGAGCTTTGAACCTTGTAGGGTCTCCACAGCAGCATGGGCAGCACAGCCACCATGGCAGCGAGCAGCCAGGTGAGTCCCAGCAGCCTTTTCATGTGGCGGGAAGCTAATGCTGTGGAGTGGAAGATAGGCCTGGTGACTCCAATGCAGCGCTCTACTGCCATGGCACTCCCCAGGAACAAGGGGCTCAGACCAAAGAACACCATGCACGCCCCAAAGACACTGCACACAATGCGGTGAGGGTCAAATATCTCCCATTTCTTTTGGGAGCTGTAGACAAAAAGCACCAGGGAGCCATTTATGAGGTGACCCAGCAGGTCTGTGATCAACAGGCTGCTAACAAACAGCAGGAAGGACGCCTTGGACTTGATCCGGATGCGGTTGTAAGATTTGATGAGGATAAAAAGGGCGAGGCTGTTGGAGAAGATACCCACGGTCATGGAGATGACAGAGGCAGTGACAGACAGCTCCTTCTGGCTGCACGTACTGTTGCTTGGTCTGACCTCGGACCTGCAACCTGTTTCTGAGCTCCCATTGGCTGACATAGTGGAAATAAAACCTGAAAGAGAAGATACAATAGTggacaggatgtgtgtgtgtttatttgaaataagcttcagaggctgaaaaatatttttattttattttatatatttagtcTGGAGAGAGCTCTAGTTCCAATGTTCACAGTTTCACTGATTTGAAGCAgtcaataataaagaaaaatttttttttttaaagctgttttgaTCTACAGCCTTTTACTGTACGGTTCATATGCAGTTTTGGATAAATTTCTTTTCTGAGGTAGTACGATAAACTTATCAGCAAACAGTGATGCAAATTTCCAAGAATTATTTTCCGAACATACAGCTGAAATGCAATGAACAATGAAATAATCaattgaataaaatatgaaaacacgTTCTCACAAGACAATAACTTCCGTTAATGGTAGCGACTGGTCAGAATCTATTCAGTGTCTTACCTCAGGTTTGGTCTTCTCTCACACAACTCGCCATAAGTCAAcagcctcctccctctctgtgttctGACAATCAGTAAAACAAATCGAGGTTATTGTCAGCCCGGCAGTAAATGTCATTGAAATTCCCGAAACTGCACTCCTCAGTATTCCCGTCGAGTCAGCGGTGTGCGCAACTTGTTCCGTCTGCGCTCCTTTGGCGCTCAGTCAGTGAGGGCGGACGAGCCTCAGTCTGCGCGAGCCGACAGGTGAAACTCAAACCCAAAAtcagaaacatacagtacattgttGTACATTCTGCAAAAATCTGCACAAGTCTGCTCTCTTGTTTCAGTGTCGACTCGGGTACAAACAAAGTGTTGTCAAAATGCGCATGCCGTTGATTCTTATAATTACGCACGGCTGCCCTCCTTGAAAATAAGTCTTTCCGTCCGTGGATCATGTGAAATTCATCCCGCAGTCACTCTTACCTTAAACTCGGTTGTTCTAATTTGAAAGGGCTGTGGTCCAGCCCAGCGAGTACGAGTTGTTGATGTCAAAATATACTTATATTATTTTTCAACTAAtgaaactgctttaaaaaatttttttcaaCAGAGTAATCCACAGATTTAGCATTGCTGTCCTATAATATTATTGAGATGGACATGTTAACAAACAAGATGTCCAAAACTGATGCAGCAGAAATACAGATATCTTTTATTCCACACATTCTCCTTCCTTGTCCAAATTTTACCCACAAGGCAGCTCAACCACTGACAAATTCTTTGTGTTCTGCACGTAGTGGCTAATGCAGATCTGAGCAGAGATGAGAACCTGCTTGCAGTCCTCTGCTAAGGTCACTTCAGCTTCGTCTGGAGTCAGAAAAGGCTTTTTAGAACTTTTAGAACTTATGCTGTAAGATCTGTAGACCAACTTTGATGAGTGAAATCTTTGAACTAAACTGATGGTCGCATTAACTGtacaaatctaaaaaaaaaaaacaaaaccccacaGCTGTTTGTCTTCGCTCTAAAAAACTTGACGTGTTGGAGATACTTGGGTTCCACAGGACAGTTTCAAGTATGCAGATTGCAGATGAAGCCCCAAGTTCTCCAGACTTGGATCTGCGACACTTCCTGAAAGCTCTGTATTCATCACCTTGAAACAGTTTTCtctttatatattattttatattctgCTGTGCGTCTCATGTCCTTCCTACggtcttcctccctccctgtaTCTTCCCTTGGGTTGATGGAGCAGCTTATCTCAAGAGGGaaagtattttgtattttttattgccTGCACACATTGCCCACTCCATAGCTCTctctaatttgtttttctgtgacttTTCATTTGTACTACAAACTCAATTTAACCCTGGAGAGTCTCTCTTTCGAGAAAGACACCTTAAGCACTTGGTTATAGCACTTCCTTCGCTATGTGGAGAACTTGCAACCCAGACAGGATATGCCTGTATGAGTGTGATTACGTCCGAGGGGGGAGAAAGTTGAATCTTTTAGGTGATGATTGTGTGATTACTTTAGTGAGGACACCAAGTTGTCTTCATATCCTACaaggagaaaatgttaaaattgaGTGGGATGGGGACACtggaaaaggaaacagttttTCCTTAAGTTCCCCTAGAGAATGCAGTCCCATCAGGCTTGTCATTACCCAAAGCCTCTGGGGCCAGAATATTGATTCATATTGTCAGTCCAGTGCCTAGAACAATTTACCAAAACACATTGAGAGTATCAGTAATGGTGCCAGCTCAATGAGTCAGACACCCTTGACTGCTAAGTGAAGACATGATAGGCTTTAGAAGAAAATCTAAGTAAAATATTAAGGTCACAAATAATCTGAAAACAGACATCACATCGCCCAGAGCTTTGTGCATGCTAACCAAATTTAATATCATCTGAAAATATTCTGCCACTAATTATCATTAGGaaactgattttgttgttgAGCTATTTTGCAACCAAAAAAGCCCTTTATTCAGTAGAAATTGAAGTTGAGCTTAATAAGACTTTGGCGTCATTTTCTTAACATCTCATTTATCACAGCAGTCTGACTGCAGCTTCTAATATGTGAGCAGAAGTGGAAAGATcctaataataaataataataaatcctGTATAGTGTCCAACCAACCTCTGTCATTAACACTGTTACACTTAATGGGGGGTTTAGTTTTTTTACATTCTTGTACCTTCATTTTTGTATTGTAGTCAAAATCcaattatttttctcctttgaaAACAACATACTACACCTCAGTAAGTAGGCAACGACAAGACTCCATGTACTTCTTGATTAATCTTCATAATAATCAGCAATTTtgtatttcatgtcatttttaatatgttGTTGGTATGCTACTGAATATGAGATATACAGCATAAAGAGTAAAAATTCTACAGAATCCCcttggtggtggaggtggtccACCAGCTTTACCAGTTTACCAAAATTTATTAATCCCACGTATGTGAAGAGCTactaaaatgataaaaaaagtttctttttcacttgcaacagattgttttttttttcagtctgttctcaCTGTCAAAACAGGATACCTTGTGCTCTCACTGCTGCGATGAAACCTTCCTCTAAGCTTCCTCCTGTGGCTAAATGATCACTAATTATCCAACAAGGTGAGATTTACTCCCCCCGTGACATTACACCTTCAAGTGTGGTGTCACATAGTATCTGCTGTATGCTGTAATGACCAGCAGCAGAGTGGTTGATGACAATGCCAGGCAAGCACAGGTATGGGAGTGCAATCACATTCTTTTGTTGGCTGCATCAAATGTGGCTGCTGTAATAGACTGGCTGTCTCAGTGGGGTTCAGATGGAGCCTGGAGTAGATTGAACAAGATGGGAAAATGAGCCATAATGCAGGCTTTTTGCCAGTGGCACTGTGGCTTTTTGCTTCGCTTCTCCATctaatcacaaaaaaacatcttgtgCTAAGATTCACAGGTAACAGAAGTactctgcctctgctgtggCGCATTTTCCCCCTCTAatcatttctttcctctgacTGTGACCCTGACCAAACAATTTCTCtcatttgtaaattgtaaatggTGCAGAGCTGTTGCCCTGGGAGGCCCTGTATCAAGCCAAGAAGGGGCAACTGATGGAACTTCAACTTCAAACTTtaattgtcagtatatttttacatataccaaaattcttctctgcatttaacccatcactgattgaacacatcactgactgaacacaaacatgcaacacgcagtgaaacacacacgaGCAGTGGGATGTCCGGGGAGcaactgggggttaagtgccttgcacAAGGACACATCAGCCAGCCGGATGGGTCCAGgaggaatcgaaccggtgaccctcccacggctgcccccagaagtgttctgttaaaaaaaaagaacaacaacaacaacaacaagaaccTTTGAACGCAGGTCAGGTTAGatcttttctgttattttctattGTTATTACCAACATTTCCCAGACACAGCACAAATACGTTTCTAAAAGGTCACAGCACTTGGTAGCAATTGAATTATCCAGCAGGTGAGAACAAGTGAACAGCAGTCAGTTCCTGCCTGGCCTCCCAGATGACAAGCTCACATATCATCAGTATAGCCATCAGGGAAACTAGAGAGAGCAGGGGtttgtaactgtgtgtgtgtgtgtatttaatttatAGTCCCACAGAGATTGTCACTGTCAGACTGAACATAAAAAAGGCACAACGCTCGGATAAAGTTGGGCAGCAAAGCCGAGATTCAGAGTGACATCGGTTATGTTGTTATTGAGGCAAGTAGGGATTTGTGGGGCGACCATTTATCAAATGTTCGATGAAGGGATCAGTGTACACCTAATAACTGCTGTCACTGTACTATTTTATATCTTACCAGAAACAAAGATAGACTTTTAAGATTAGCACTCTTAAAAAGAGACAGGAGTGGTAGCATAGTATGAAGAAATCAACTGAATggaaataaactaaattaaaagtACTAACTAAAAGTTTACGGAATGTTTTGCAACGCATCCACTACATAAGGTAAAAAGTCATGAAAGGGTAAATATTTACTGTGTACTTTACTGTGGTACAGTCCAGAAAATGGAATCCAAATGCAGGCAGGTAAAATAAAAGTTACTTTGTTCAAAAAGGCAGGGCAGGGTCAAAAAGACAGGCCAGGGATCAGCTAACTGCACTTTACCTAATTTAAAGGAGTCAAAAAGGATGTGTGTTAGCCCAGTACTGTTGGTTATTAGGTTATGTTGTACTTTCAAATAAGACAAagatttcactttctttttctttgtttatctttattatGGCTCGAACTTGGCTGCAGGCCTTCCCTACAACAACCGCATTAACTGGAGCAGAATGACATTTTATGTGAGGAACTCGAACATTA
Encoded here:
- the btf3l4 gene encoding transcription factor BTF3 homolog 4, yielding MNQEKLAKLQAQVRIGGKGSARRKKKVVHRTATADDKKLQSSLKKLAVNNIAGIEEVNMIKDDGTVIHFNNPKVQASLSANTFAITGHAETKQLTEMLPGILSQLGADSLSSLRKLAEQFPRQALDSKAPKAEDIEEEDDDVPDLVENFDEASKNEAN
- the ptgfr gene encoding prostaglandin F2-alpha receptor, which codes for MSANGSSETGCRSEVRPSNSTCSQKELSVTASVISMTVGIFSNSLALFILIKSYNRIRIKSKASFLLFVSSLLITDLLGHLINGSLVLFVYSSQKKWEIFDPHRIVCSVFGACMVFFGLSPLFLGSAMAVERCIGVTRPIFHSTALASRHMKRLLGLTWLLAAMVAVLPMLLWRPYKVQSSRSWCFFHMEEPKDWVDVLLPLLFSLLGLLALLLSIVCNTLTSCALLQARMRRKHHCRGTSYHIEMICQLLAIMLVSCVCWGPLLIHVIMLSTRAKDEPASVNLLMVVRMATWNQILDPWVYILLRKAVLRKIFMVLHSCWSPKSHHRHHWQCSLLRSSIETSKSGVGLTDCRLPVPDTTIKSIT